The following coding sequences are from one Streptomyces sp. NBC_00536 window:
- the cobG gene encoding precorrin-3B synthase gives MPPPSSAASRDEPVIRDRGDACPGALRLHAADDGHLARIRIPGGLLTADAAGVLADAADRLGDGHLDLTSRGNAQLRGLGAGCGGELAALLGATALLPAAAATHERVRNIVASPLSGLDRQGRTDVTPWVGALDRLLCASPAAAALSGRFLFALDDGRGDVTSLAPDVSVHALPTGTAVLWTHDDTDAVTVAHQDAPRAALTAAEYFLDLVREAGTKAWRVSELPAECRLESAELINRLRAHGISAERADGFARRTAPGPGPGVVAGPDADRVALSVLAPLGRLTTGQWRLLADVAAAAAGTLRLTPWRGIVVPGVDAATAPDALARLAGAGLVTAPGGPWENVTACTGRPGCAKALADVRADARAVVARAGAAGGALPVHWSGCERRCGHPRAAAWVDLVAGPRGYGLALAGGDHGDGRAVRDGVPGTATELAAALAAVQQTQQQTATDVVKR, from the coding sequence ATGCCCCCGCCCTCCTCCGCCGCATCCCGGGACGAACCCGTCATACGGGACCGCGGTGACGCCTGCCCCGGTGCGCTGCGCCTGCACGCGGCGGACGACGGGCACCTCGCCCGGATCCGGATCCCCGGCGGTCTGCTCACCGCCGACGCGGCCGGGGTACTCGCCGACGCGGCGGACCGGCTCGGGGACGGGCACCTCGACCTCACCTCGCGCGGCAACGCGCAGCTGCGCGGCCTCGGCGCGGGCTGCGGCGGCGAACTGGCCGCCCTGCTCGGCGCCACCGCCCTGCTGCCCGCCGCGGCCGCCACCCACGAACGCGTCCGCAACATCGTCGCCTCACCCCTGTCCGGGCTCGACCGGCAGGGGCGCACCGACGTCACCCCCTGGGTCGGCGCGCTGGACCGGCTGCTGTGCGCGAGCCCGGCCGCGGCCGCGCTCTCCGGGCGCTTCCTCTTCGCCCTCGACGACGGGCGCGGCGACGTGACCTCGCTCGCCCCCGATGTGAGCGTCCACGCCCTGCCCACCGGAACGGCCGTGCTGTGGACGCACGATGACACCGACGCCGTGACGGTCGCTCATCAGGACGCGCCCCGCGCGGCGTTGACGGCCGCCGAGTACTTCCTCGACCTGGTGCGCGAAGCCGGGACCAAGGCGTGGCGGGTGAGTGAACTCCCCGCCGAATGCCGCCTGGAATCGGCTGAGTTGATCAACAGGCTGCGCGCGCACGGCATTTCGGCCGAGCGGGCCGACGGGTTCGCCCGCCGGACCGCCCCGGGCCCCGGGCCCGGAGTGGTGGCGGGGCCCGACGCGGACCGCGTCGCGCTCTCGGTACTGGCCCCCCTCGGGCGGCTGACCACCGGTCAGTGGCGCCTGCTGGCCGATGTGGCCGCCGCCGCGGCCGGGACCCTGCGGCTCACCCCCTGGCGCGGCATCGTCGTCCCCGGCGTCGACGCGGCCACCGCGCCCGACGCCCTCGCCCGGCTCGCCGGAGCCGGACTCGTCACCGCCCCCGGCGGCCCGTGGGAGAACGTGACCGCCTGTACCGGGCGGCCGGGCTGCGCGAAGGCGCTCGCCGACGTACGGGCCGACGCGCGGGCCGTGGTGGCCCGGGCGGGCGCGGCGGGCGGGGCGCTGCCCGTGCACTGGTCCGGGTGCGAGCGGCGCTGCGGACATCCGCGCGCCGCGGCCTGGGTGGACCTGGTCGCCGGGCCCCGCGGATACGGCCTCGCCCTGGCCGGGGGCGACCACGGCGACGGGCGCGCGGTGCGGGACGGCGTACCGGGCACCGCCACCGAGCTGGCCGCCGCCCTCGCCGCGGTTCAGCAGACTCAGCAGCAGACAGCGACAGATGTAGTGAAGAGATGA
- a CDS encoding precorrin-8X methylmutase: MSEYTVFEYEKDGAAIYRQSFATIRAESDLAGLPASVSQVAVRMIHACGMTDLTKDLGYTPDVVLRARAALNAGAPVLCDVRMVASGVTRKRLPADNEVICTLSDPEVPDLAAKMGTTRSAAALELWRDRGLLEGAVIAVGNAPTALFRLLEMIEEGAPRPAAVIGVPVGFIGAAESKDALAAHPSGLDHLIVRGRRGGSAIAAAAVNAIASEEE, encoded by the coding sequence ATGAGCGAGTACACAGTGTTCGAGTACGAGAAGGACGGCGCCGCGATCTACCGGCAGTCCTTTGCCACGATCCGCGCCGAGTCGGACCTCGCCGGGCTGCCCGCCTCGGTGTCGCAGGTCGCCGTACGCATGATCCACGCGTGCGGGATGACCGACCTCACCAAGGACCTGGGCTACACGCCGGACGTCGTGCTGCGCGCCCGCGCCGCGCTGAACGCCGGGGCGCCCGTCCTGTGCGACGTCCGCATGGTCGCCAGCGGGGTCACCCGCAAGCGGCTGCCCGCCGACAACGAGGTGATCTGCACCCTGTCGGACCCGGAAGTGCCGGACCTCGCCGCGAAGATGGGCACCACGCGCAGCGCCGCCGCCCTGGAACTCTGGCGCGACCGGGGCCTGTTGGAGGGTGCGGTGATCGCCGTCGGGAACGCGCCGACCGCCCTCTTCCGGCTGCTGGAGATGATCGAGGAGGGCGCGCCCCGCCCCGCCGCCGTCATCGGCGTACCCGTCGGGTTCATCGGCGCCGCCGAGTCCAAGGACGCGCTCGCCGCCCACCCCTCGGGGCTGGACCACCTGATCGTCCGGGGGCGGCGCGGCGGCAGCGCCATCGCCGCCGCCGCCGTCAACGCGATCGCGAGCGAGGAAGAATGA
- a CDS encoding precorrin-2 C(20)-methyltransferase: MSTTGTTSTPSTTGTPGAGRLYGVGLGPGDPSLMTLRAVQVIAEADVIAYHSARHGRSIARSIAAAHLRADHVEEPLVYPLTTESTDHPGGYQGAMEEFYEESAARLAVHLDAGRTVAVLAEGDPLFYGSYMHMHKRLADRYATEVIPGVTSVSAAAARLQTPLVEGEEVLTILPGTLPEEELTARLAATDSAVVMKLGRTFPAVRRAMEKSGRLPEARYVERATMAGERTGMLADTDPETVPYFAVAVLPSRIGNPGSRPVPAAGAVGEVAVVGTGPAGPLWLTAETRRALADADVLVGYTTYLDRVPVRPGQIRHGSDNKVESERAEFALDLARRGHRVAVVSGGDPGVFAMATAVLEVASQEEHRDIPVRVLPGVTAANAAAAAAGAPLGHDYATISLSDRLKPWEVIAERLHAAAGADLVLALYNPGSRSRTWQVGKARELLLEHRTPDTPVVLARDVGGPEQSIRIVRLADLDPAQVDMRTLLLIGSSQTRTVRRGDGRQIVWTPRRYPQ, translated from the coding sequence ATGAGCACCACCGGCACCACCAGCACGCCCAGCACGACCGGCACCCCCGGAGCCGGGCGGCTCTACGGCGTGGGCCTCGGCCCCGGCGACCCCTCCCTGATGACCCTGCGGGCCGTCCAGGTGATCGCCGAGGCGGACGTGATCGCCTACCACAGCGCCCGGCACGGACGCTCCATCGCCCGCTCCATCGCGGCCGCCCACCTGCGGGCCGACCACGTCGAAGAGCCGCTGGTCTACCCGCTGACCACCGAGAGCACCGATCACCCCGGCGGTTACCAGGGGGCGATGGAGGAGTTCTACGAGGAGTCCGCCGCCCGGCTCGCCGTGCACCTCGACGCCGGCCGGACCGTGGCGGTGCTCGCCGAGGGCGACCCGCTCTTCTACGGCTCGTACATGCACATGCACAAGCGGCTCGCCGACCGGTACGCGACCGAGGTGATCCCCGGGGTCACCTCCGTCAGCGCCGCCGCCGCCCGCCTGCAGACCCCCCTCGTCGAGGGCGAGGAAGTGCTGACGATCCTGCCCGGCACGCTGCCGGAGGAGGAGCTGACGGCCCGTCTGGCCGCCACCGACTCCGCCGTGGTGATGAAGCTCGGGCGCACCTTCCCCGCCGTGCGGCGGGCCATGGAGAAGTCCGGCCGGCTGCCCGAGGCGCGCTACGTCGAGCGCGCGACGATGGCCGGTGAGCGCACCGGCATGCTCGCCGACACCGATCCCGAGACGGTGCCGTACTTCGCCGTCGCCGTGCTGCCGAGCCGCATCGGCAACCCCGGCTCGCGGCCCGTGCCCGCGGCGGGCGCCGTCGGCGAGGTCGCGGTCGTGGGCACCGGCCCGGCCGGGCCGCTGTGGCTGACCGCCGAGACCCGGCGGGCGCTGGCCGACGCCGACGTGCTGGTCGGGTACACGACGTACCTCGACCGGGTGCCCGTACGGCCCGGCCAGATCCGGCACGGCTCCGACAACAAGGTCGAGTCCGAGCGGGCCGAGTTCGCCCTGGACCTGGCCCGGCGCGGGCACCGCGTCGCGGTGGTCTCCGGCGGCGACCCGGGCGTCTTCGCCATGGCCACGGCCGTCCTGGAGGTGGCCTCGCAGGAGGAGCACCGGGACATCCCGGTCCGGGTGCTGCCCGGGGTCACCGCGGCCAACGCGGCCGCCGCGGCCGCGGGCGCGCCGCTCGGCCACGACTACGCCACGATCTCGCTGTCCGACCGGCTCAAGCCGTGGGAGGTCATCGCGGAACGGCTGCACGCGGCGGCCGGGGCCGACCTGGTCCTCGCCCTGTACAACCCCGGCTCGCGCAGCCGGACCTGGCAGGTCGGCAAGGCCCGCGAGCTGCTGCTGGAACACCGCACGCCGGACACCCCGGTGGTGCTGGCGCGGGACGTCGGCGGGCCCGAGCAGTCCATCCGGATCGTGCGGCTCGCCGACCTGGACCCGGCGCAGGTGGACATGCGGACGCTGCTGCTCATCGGTTCTTCACAGACCCGGACGGTGCGGCGCGGTGACGGACGGCAGATCGTCTGGACGCCGCGGCGTTATCCGCAGTGA